A genomic segment from Cuculus canorus isolate bCucCan1 chromosome 18, bCucCan1.pri, whole genome shotgun sequence encodes:
- the SLC26A11 gene encoding sodium-independent sulfate anion transporter isoform X5, whose product MGCFVYCFLGTAKDVTLGPTAIMSLLVSSYAFHEPVYAILLTFLSGCIQLAMGLLHLGFLLDFISSPVIKGFTSAASITISFNQVKNILGLQGIPRQFFLQVYETLRRIGETRAGDAILGLTCLAALAGLRAMKSHLPRAASADPLAARISYLIVWTSATARNALVVLFAGLVAYSFQVMGSQPLTLTGSIPQGLPAFQLPRFSMDTPNGTIPFRSMVEDMGIGLAVVPLMGLLETIAIAKAFASQNDYRIDPNQELLAMGFANILGSFVSSYPITGSFGRTAVNAQSGVCTPAGGLVTGALVLLSLAYLTSLFYYIPKAALAAVIISAVVPMFDAGIFRTLWRVKRLDLVPLCVTFLVCFWEVQYGIVAGVLVSGILLLYSIARPPIKVSEGAVLLVQPGSSLHFPAIEWLRDTVCSHALAGASPPRSIILDCRHISSIDYTVVAGLAELLQELRKHGLSLAFCCLQDPVLQVLLSADLEGFQHFPSWEETERCGAVEPRGSEADPFASTSESSQLPARLIQ is encoded by the exons ATGGGCTGCTTTGTCTACTGCTTCCTGGGCACTGCCAAGGACGTGACACTGGGTCCCACAGCCATCATGTCGCTGCTTGTCTCCTCTTACGCATTCCACGAGCCTGTCTATGCCATCCTGCTCACCTTCCTCTCCGGCTGCATCCAGCTGGCCATGGGGCTCCTGCACCTTG GTTTCCTCCTGGATTTCATTTCCAGCCCAGTCATTAAAGGGTTTACATCGGCTGCTTCCATCACCATTAGCTTCAACCAGGTCAAG AAcatcctggggctgcaggggatCCCTCGGCAGTTTTTCCTGCAGGTCTATGAGACGCTGCGGAGGATCGGGGAGACCAG ggctggggatgccATCCTGGGGCTGACCTGCCTGGCTGCGCTGGCGGGGCTCCGGGCGATGAAAAGCCACCTGCCCCGAGCTGCCAGTGCGGATCCGCTGGCTGCCAGGATCAGCTACCTGATCGTCTGGACCTCTGCCACGG CACGCAACGCCCTCGTAGTCCTGTTTGCTGGCCTGGTGGCTTACTCCTTCCAGGTGATGGGCTCCCAGCCACTCACGCTCACTGGCAGCATCCCCCAGGGCCTCCCTGCCTTCCAGCTGCCGCGCTTCTCCATGGATACACCCAATGGCACCATTCCCTTCAGGAGCATGGTGGAG GACATGGGGATCGGGCTGGCCGTGGTCCCACTTATGGGTCTGCTGGAGACTATTGCGATTGCCAAGGCTTTTG CCTCGCAGAATGATTACAGGATTGACCCcaaccaggagctgctggctaTGG GCTTCGCCAACATCCTGGGCTCCTTCGTCTCATCGTATCCCATCACAGGCAGCTTTGGCCG GACAGCGGTGAACGCGCAATCGGGTGTCTGCACGCCTGCTGGAGGGCTTGTCACAG GTGCCCTGGTCCTGCTCTCGCTGGCGTATCTCACCTCACTCTTTTACTACATCCCCAAAGCAGCGCTGGCTGCCGTCATCATCTCAGCTGTGGTCCCCATGTTTGATGCTGGGATCTTCAGGACGCTCTGGAGGGTTAAGA GGCTGGACCTTGTGCCCCTCTGTGTGACGTTCCTGGTCTGCTTCTGGGAGGTCCAGTATGGCATTGTGGCTGGGGTGCTGGTCTCAGGGATTCTCCTCCTTTATTCCATTGCCAGGCCCCCAATAAAG GTGTCGGAGGGGGCTGTGCTCCTTGTGCAGCCAGGGAGCAGCCTGCACTTCCCAGCCATCGAGTGGCTCCGAGACACTGTGTGCAGCCATGCCCTGGCAG GAGCATCTCCACCACGGTCCATCATTCTGGACTGTCGCCACATCAGCAGCATTGATTACACGGTGGTGGcggggctggcagagctgctgcaggagctgcgcAAGCACGGCCTCTCGCTGgccttctgctgcctgcag GATCCTGTTCTCCAAGTCCTGCTTTCTGCAGATCTAGAAGGATTCCAGCATTTTCCCAGCTGGGAGGAGACAG AGCGGTGTGGAGCAGTGGAGCCCAGGGGCTCTGAGGCAGATCCCTTTGCCAGCACCAGCGAGAGCTCACAGCTGCCTGCCAGGCTCATCCAGTGA
- the SLC26A11 gene encoding sodium-independent sulfate anion transporter isoform X1, whose translation MTEPRQRWQSRPCPAVQTWVPILRWLPRYSLAWLQLDLVAGLTVGLTVVPQALAYAEVAGLPVQYGLYSSFMGCFVYCFLGTAKDVTLGPTAIMSLLVSSYAFHEPVYAILLTFLSGCIQLAMGLLHLGFLLDFISSPVIKGFTSAASITISFNQVKNILGLQGIPRQFFLQVYETLRRIGETRAGDAILGLTCLAALAGLRAMKSHLPRAASADPLAARISYLIVWTSATARNALVVLFAGLVAYSFQVMGSQPLTLTGSIPQGLPAFQLPRFSMDTPNGTIPFRSMVEDMGIGLAVVPLMGLLETIAIAKAFASQNDYRIDPNQELLAMGFANILGSFVSSYPITGSFGRTAVNAQSGVCTPAGGLVTGALVLLSLAYLTSLFYYIPKAALAAVIISAVVPMFDAGIFRTLWRVKRLDLVPLCVTFLVCFWEVQYGIVAGVLVSGILLLYSIARPPIKVSEGAVLLVQPGSSLHFPAIEWLRDTVCSHALAGASPPRSIILDCRHISSIDYTVVAGLAELLQELRKHGLSLAFCCLQDPVLQVLLSADLEGFQHFPSWEETERCGAVEPRGSEADPFASTSESSQLPARLIQ comes from the exons ATGACGGAGCCCCGGCAGCGCTGGCAGAGCCGCCCGTGCCCGGCGGTGCAGACCTGGGTGCCCATCCTGCGCTGGCTCCCACGCTATTCCCTGGCTTGGCTGCAGCTGGACCTGGTCGCCGGGCTCACCGTGGGGCTCACCGTGGTGCCACAGGCGCTGGCGTACGCCGAGGTGGCCGGGCTGCCCGTGCAG TACGGCCTCTATTCTTCCTTCATGGGCTGCTTTGTCTACTGCTTCCTGGGCACTGCCAAGGACGTGACACTGGGTCCCACAGCCATCATGTCGCTGCTTGTCTCCTCTTACGCATTCCACGAGCCTGTCTATGCCATCCTGCTCACCTTCCTCTCCGGCTGCATCCAGCTGGCCATGGGGCTCCTGCACCTTG GTTTCCTCCTGGATTTCATTTCCAGCCCAGTCATTAAAGGGTTTACATCGGCTGCTTCCATCACCATTAGCTTCAACCAGGTCAAG AAcatcctggggctgcaggggatCCCTCGGCAGTTTTTCCTGCAGGTCTATGAGACGCTGCGGAGGATCGGGGAGACCAG ggctggggatgccATCCTGGGGCTGACCTGCCTGGCTGCGCTGGCGGGGCTCCGGGCGATGAAAAGCCACCTGCCCCGAGCTGCCAGTGCGGATCCGCTGGCTGCCAGGATCAGCTACCTGATCGTCTGGACCTCTGCCACGG CACGCAACGCCCTCGTAGTCCTGTTTGCTGGCCTGGTGGCTTACTCCTTCCAGGTGATGGGCTCCCAGCCACTCACGCTCACTGGCAGCATCCCCCAGGGCCTCCCTGCCTTCCAGCTGCCGCGCTTCTCCATGGATACACCCAATGGCACCATTCCCTTCAGGAGCATGGTGGAG GACATGGGGATCGGGCTGGCCGTGGTCCCACTTATGGGTCTGCTGGAGACTATTGCGATTGCCAAGGCTTTTG CCTCGCAGAATGATTACAGGATTGACCCcaaccaggagctgctggctaTGG GCTTCGCCAACATCCTGGGCTCCTTCGTCTCATCGTATCCCATCACAGGCAGCTTTGGCCG GACAGCGGTGAACGCGCAATCGGGTGTCTGCACGCCTGCTGGAGGGCTTGTCACAG GTGCCCTGGTCCTGCTCTCGCTGGCGTATCTCACCTCACTCTTTTACTACATCCCCAAAGCAGCGCTGGCTGCCGTCATCATCTCAGCTGTGGTCCCCATGTTTGATGCTGGGATCTTCAGGACGCTCTGGAGGGTTAAGA GGCTGGACCTTGTGCCCCTCTGTGTGACGTTCCTGGTCTGCTTCTGGGAGGTCCAGTATGGCATTGTGGCTGGGGTGCTGGTCTCAGGGATTCTCCTCCTTTATTCCATTGCCAGGCCCCCAATAAAG GTGTCGGAGGGGGCTGTGCTCCTTGTGCAGCCAGGGAGCAGCCTGCACTTCCCAGCCATCGAGTGGCTCCGAGACACTGTGTGCAGCCATGCCCTGGCAG GAGCATCTCCACCACGGTCCATCATTCTGGACTGTCGCCACATCAGCAGCATTGATTACACGGTGGTGGcggggctggcagagctgctgcaggagctgcgcAAGCACGGCCTCTCGCTGgccttctgctgcctgcag GATCCTGTTCTCCAAGTCCTGCTTTCTGCAGATCTAGAAGGATTCCAGCATTTTCCCAGCTGGGAGGAGACAG AGCGGTGTGGAGCAGTGGAGCCCAGGGGCTCTGAGGCAGATCCCTTTGCCAGCACCAGCGAGAGCTCACAGCTGCCTGCCAGGCTCATCCAGTGA
- the SLC26A11 gene encoding sodium-independent sulfate anion transporter isoform X6, whose product MPSCSPSSPAASSWPWGSCTLVSSWISFPAQSLKGLHRLLPSPLASTRSRLCLPAQNILGLQGIPRQFFLQVYETLRRIGETRAGDAILGLTCLAALAGLRAMKSHLPRAASADPLAARISYLIVWTSATARNALVVLFAGLVAYSFQVMGSQPLTLTGSIPQGLPAFQLPRFSMDTPNGTIPFRSMVEDMGIGLAVVPLMGLLETIAIAKAFASQNDYRIDPNQELLAMGFANILGSFVSSYPITGSFGRTAVNAQSGVCTPAGGLVTGALVLLSLAYLTSLFYYIPKAALAAVIISAVVPMFDAGIFRTLWRVKRLDLVPLCVTFLVCFWEVQYGIVAGVLVSGILLLYSIARPPIKVSEGAVLLVQPGSSLHFPAIEWLRDTVCSHALAGASPPRSIILDCRHISSIDYTVVAGLAELLQELRKHGLSLAFCCLQDPVLQVLLSADLEGFQHFPSWEETERCGAVEPRGSEADPFASTSESSQLPARLIQ is encoded by the exons ATGCCATCCTGCTCACCTTCCTCTCCGGCTGCATCCAGCTGGCCATGGGGCTCCTGCACCTTG GTTTCCTCCTGGATTTCATTTCCAGCCCAGTCATTAAAGGGTTTACATCGGCTGCTTCCATCACCATTAGCTTCAACCAGGTCAAG GCTTTGTCTTCCTGCACAGAAcatcctggggctgcaggggatCCCTCGGCAGTTTTTCCTGCAGGTCTATGAGACGCTGCGGAGGATCGGGGAGACCAG ggctggggatgccATCCTGGGGCTGACCTGCCTGGCTGCGCTGGCGGGGCTCCGGGCGATGAAAAGCCACCTGCCCCGAGCTGCCAGTGCGGATCCGCTGGCTGCCAGGATCAGCTACCTGATCGTCTGGACCTCTGCCACGG CACGCAACGCCCTCGTAGTCCTGTTTGCTGGCCTGGTGGCTTACTCCTTCCAGGTGATGGGCTCCCAGCCACTCACGCTCACTGGCAGCATCCCCCAGGGCCTCCCTGCCTTCCAGCTGCCGCGCTTCTCCATGGATACACCCAATGGCACCATTCCCTTCAGGAGCATGGTGGAG GACATGGGGATCGGGCTGGCCGTGGTCCCACTTATGGGTCTGCTGGAGACTATTGCGATTGCCAAGGCTTTTG CCTCGCAGAATGATTACAGGATTGACCCcaaccaggagctgctggctaTGG GCTTCGCCAACATCCTGGGCTCCTTCGTCTCATCGTATCCCATCACAGGCAGCTTTGGCCG GACAGCGGTGAACGCGCAATCGGGTGTCTGCACGCCTGCTGGAGGGCTTGTCACAG GTGCCCTGGTCCTGCTCTCGCTGGCGTATCTCACCTCACTCTTTTACTACATCCCCAAAGCAGCGCTGGCTGCCGTCATCATCTCAGCTGTGGTCCCCATGTTTGATGCTGGGATCTTCAGGACGCTCTGGAGGGTTAAGA GGCTGGACCTTGTGCCCCTCTGTGTGACGTTCCTGGTCTGCTTCTGGGAGGTCCAGTATGGCATTGTGGCTGGGGTGCTGGTCTCAGGGATTCTCCTCCTTTATTCCATTGCCAGGCCCCCAATAAAG GTGTCGGAGGGGGCTGTGCTCCTTGTGCAGCCAGGGAGCAGCCTGCACTTCCCAGCCATCGAGTGGCTCCGAGACACTGTGTGCAGCCATGCCCTGGCAG GAGCATCTCCACCACGGTCCATCATTCTGGACTGTCGCCACATCAGCAGCATTGATTACACGGTGGTGGcggggctggcagagctgctgcaggagctgcgcAAGCACGGCCTCTCGCTGgccttctgctgcctgcag GATCCTGTTCTCCAAGTCCTGCTTTCTGCAGATCTAGAAGGATTCCAGCATTTTCCCAGCTGGGAGGAGACAG AGCGGTGTGGAGCAGTGGAGCCCAGGGGCTCTGAGGCAGATCCCTTTGCCAGCACCAGCGAGAGCTCACAGCTGCCTGCCAGGCTCATCCAGTGA
- the SLC26A11 gene encoding sodium-independent sulfate anion transporter isoform X7, whose protein sequence is MTEPRQRWQSRPCPAVQTWVPILRWLPRYSLAWLQLDLVAGLTVGLTVVPQALAYAEVAGLPVQVSSWISFPAQSLKGLHRLLPSPLASTRSRTSWGCRGSLGSFSCRSMRRCGGSGRPARNALVVLFAGLVAYSFQVMGSQPLTLTGSIPQGLPAFQLPRFSMDTPNGTIPFRSMVEDMGIGLAVVPLMGLLETIAIAKAFASQNDYRIDPNQELLAMGFANILGSFVSSYPITGSFGRTAVNAQSGVCTPAGGLVTGALVLLSLAYLTSLFYYIPKAALAAVIISAVVPMFDAGIFRTLWRVKRLDLVPLCVTFLVCFWEVQYGIVAGVLVSGILLLYSIARPPIKVSEGAVLLVQPGSSLHFPAIEWLRDTVCSHALAGASPPRSIILDCRHISSIDYTVVAGLAELLQELRKHGLSLAFCCLQDPVLQVLLSADLEGFQHFPSWEETERCGAVEPRGSEADPFASTSESSQLPARLIQ, encoded by the exons ATGACGGAGCCCCGGCAGCGCTGGCAGAGCCGCCCGTGCCCGGCGGTGCAGACCTGGGTGCCCATCCTGCGCTGGCTCCCACGCTATTCCCTGGCTTGGCTGCAGCTGGACCTGGTCGCCGGGCTCACCGTGGGGCTCACCGTGGTGCCACAGGCGCTGGCGTACGCCGAGGTGGCCGGGCTGCCCGTGCAG GTTTCCTCCTGGATTTCATTTCCAGCCCAGTCATTAAAGGGTTTACATCGGCTGCTTCCATCACCATTAGCTTCAACCAGGTCAAG AAcatcctggggctgcaggggatCCCTCGGCAGTTTTTCCTGCAGGTCTATGAGACGCTGCGGAGGATCGGGGAGACCAG CACGCAACGCCCTCGTAGTCCTGTTTGCTGGCCTGGTGGCTTACTCCTTCCAGGTGATGGGCTCCCAGCCACTCACGCTCACTGGCAGCATCCCCCAGGGCCTCCCTGCCTTCCAGCTGCCGCGCTTCTCCATGGATACACCCAATGGCACCATTCCCTTCAGGAGCATGGTGGAG GACATGGGGATCGGGCTGGCCGTGGTCCCACTTATGGGTCTGCTGGAGACTATTGCGATTGCCAAGGCTTTTG CCTCGCAGAATGATTACAGGATTGACCCcaaccaggagctgctggctaTGG GCTTCGCCAACATCCTGGGCTCCTTCGTCTCATCGTATCCCATCACAGGCAGCTTTGGCCG GACAGCGGTGAACGCGCAATCGGGTGTCTGCACGCCTGCTGGAGGGCTTGTCACAG GTGCCCTGGTCCTGCTCTCGCTGGCGTATCTCACCTCACTCTTTTACTACATCCCCAAAGCAGCGCTGGCTGCCGTCATCATCTCAGCTGTGGTCCCCATGTTTGATGCTGGGATCTTCAGGACGCTCTGGAGGGTTAAGA GGCTGGACCTTGTGCCCCTCTGTGTGACGTTCCTGGTCTGCTTCTGGGAGGTCCAGTATGGCATTGTGGCTGGGGTGCTGGTCTCAGGGATTCTCCTCCTTTATTCCATTGCCAGGCCCCCAATAAAG GTGTCGGAGGGGGCTGTGCTCCTTGTGCAGCCAGGGAGCAGCCTGCACTTCCCAGCCATCGAGTGGCTCCGAGACACTGTGTGCAGCCATGCCCTGGCAG GAGCATCTCCACCACGGTCCATCATTCTGGACTGTCGCCACATCAGCAGCATTGATTACACGGTGGTGGcggggctggcagagctgctgcaggagctgcgcAAGCACGGCCTCTCGCTGgccttctgctgcctgcag GATCCTGTTCTCCAAGTCCTGCTTTCTGCAGATCTAGAAGGATTCCAGCATTTTCCCAGCTGGGAGGAGACAG AGCGGTGTGGAGCAGTGGAGCCCAGGGGCTCTGAGGCAGATCCCTTTGCCAGCACCAGCGAGAGCTCACAGCTGCCTGCCAGGCTCATCCAGTGA
- the SLC26A11 gene encoding sodium-independent sulfate anion transporter isoform X4 has translation MTEPRQRWQSRPCPAVQTWVPILRWLPRYSLAWLQLDLVAGLTVGLTVVPQALAYAEVAGLPVQVSSWISFPAQSLKGLHRLLPSPLASTRSRLCLPAQNILGLQGIPRQFFLQVYETLRRIGETRAGDAILGLTCLAALAGLRAMKSHLPRAASADPLAARISYLIVWTSATARNALVVLFAGLVAYSFQVMGSQPLTLTGSIPQGLPAFQLPRFSMDTPNGTIPFRSMVEDMGIGLAVVPLMGLLETIAIAKAFASQNDYRIDPNQELLAMGFANILGSFVSSYPITGSFGRTAVNAQSGVCTPAGGLVTGALVLLSLAYLTSLFYYIPKAALAAVIISAVVPMFDAGIFRTLWRVKRLDLVPLCVTFLVCFWEVQYGIVAGVLVSGILLLYSIARPPIKVSEGAVLLVQPGSSLHFPAIEWLRDTVCSHALAGASPPRSIILDCRHISSIDYTVVAGLAELLQELRKHGLSLAFCCLQDPVLQVLLSADLEGFQHFPSWEETERCGAVEPRGSEADPFASTSESSQLPARLIQ, from the exons ATGACGGAGCCCCGGCAGCGCTGGCAGAGCCGCCCGTGCCCGGCGGTGCAGACCTGGGTGCCCATCCTGCGCTGGCTCCCACGCTATTCCCTGGCTTGGCTGCAGCTGGACCTGGTCGCCGGGCTCACCGTGGGGCTCACCGTGGTGCCACAGGCGCTGGCGTACGCCGAGGTGGCCGGGCTGCCCGTGCAG GTTTCCTCCTGGATTTCATTTCCAGCCCAGTCATTAAAGGGTTTACATCGGCTGCTTCCATCACCATTAGCTTCAACCAGGTCAAG GCTTTGTCTTCCTGCACAGAAcatcctggggctgcaggggatCCCTCGGCAGTTTTTCCTGCAGGTCTATGAGACGCTGCGGAGGATCGGGGAGACCAG ggctggggatgccATCCTGGGGCTGACCTGCCTGGCTGCGCTGGCGGGGCTCCGGGCGATGAAAAGCCACCTGCCCCGAGCTGCCAGTGCGGATCCGCTGGCTGCCAGGATCAGCTACCTGATCGTCTGGACCTCTGCCACGG CACGCAACGCCCTCGTAGTCCTGTTTGCTGGCCTGGTGGCTTACTCCTTCCAGGTGATGGGCTCCCAGCCACTCACGCTCACTGGCAGCATCCCCCAGGGCCTCCCTGCCTTCCAGCTGCCGCGCTTCTCCATGGATACACCCAATGGCACCATTCCCTTCAGGAGCATGGTGGAG GACATGGGGATCGGGCTGGCCGTGGTCCCACTTATGGGTCTGCTGGAGACTATTGCGATTGCCAAGGCTTTTG CCTCGCAGAATGATTACAGGATTGACCCcaaccaggagctgctggctaTGG GCTTCGCCAACATCCTGGGCTCCTTCGTCTCATCGTATCCCATCACAGGCAGCTTTGGCCG GACAGCGGTGAACGCGCAATCGGGTGTCTGCACGCCTGCTGGAGGGCTTGTCACAG GTGCCCTGGTCCTGCTCTCGCTGGCGTATCTCACCTCACTCTTTTACTACATCCCCAAAGCAGCGCTGGCTGCCGTCATCATCTCAGCTGTGGTCCCCATGTTTGATGCTGGGATCTTCAGGACGCTCTGGAGGGTTAAGA GGCTGGACCTTGTGCCCCTCTGTGTGACGTTCCTGGTCTGCTTCTGGGAGGTCCAGTATGGCATTGTGGCTGGGGTGCTGGTCTCAGGGATTCTCCTCCTTTATTCCATTGCCAGGCCCCCAATAAAG GTGTCGGAGGGGGCTGTGCTCCTTGTGCAGCCAGGGAGCAGCCTGCACTTCCCAGCCATCGAGTGGCTCCGAGACACTGTGTGCAGCCATGCCCTGGCAG GAGCATCTCCACCACGGTCCATCATTCTGGACTGTCGCCACATCAGCAGCATTGATTACACGGTGGTGGcggggctggcagagctgctgcaggagctgcgcAAGCACGGCCTCTCGCTGgccttctgctgcctgcag GATCCTGTTCTCCAAGTCCTGCTTTCTGCAGATCTAGAAGGATTCCAGCATTTTCCCAGCTGGGAGGAGACAG AGCGGTGTGGAGCAGTGGAGCCCAGGGGCTCTGAGGCAGATCCCTTTGCCAGCACCAGCGAGAGCTCACAGCTGCCTGCCAGGCTCATCCAGTGA
- the SLC26A11 gene encoding sodium-independent sulfate anion transporter isoform X3, with translation MLPSWLTKIRDLGRWCQAVPGTGETVLANGCGHGWSCCKGTGPLLLFPAGDSRAVTRAPNSIPSWELRVCRMGAWEWGKISLSPARTEPYRERDALECSPTSSADTVRVPEPWAGLSLNVFGSPFHSTRQLRLWWAFTRLCLPAQNILGLQGIPRQFFLQVYETLRRIGETRAGDAILGLTCLAALAGLRAMKSHLPRAASADPLAARISYLIVWTSATARNALVVLFAGLVAYSFQVMGSQPLTLTGSIPQGLPAFQLPRFSMDTPNGTIPFRSMVEDMGIGLAVVPLMGLLETIAIAKAFASQNDYRIDPNQELLAMGFANILGSFVSSYPITGSFGRTAVNAQSGVCTPAGGLVTGALVLLSLAYLTSLFYYIPKAALAAVIISAVVPMFDAGIFRTLWRVKRLDLVPLCVTFLVCFWEVQYGIVAGVLVSGILLLYSIARPPIKVSEGAVLLVQPGSSLHFPAIEWLRDTVCSHALAGASPPRSIILDCRHISSIDYTVVAGLAELLQELRKHGLSLAFCCLQDPVLQVLLSADLEGFQHFPSWEETERCGAVEPRGSEADPFASTSESSQLPARLIQ, from the exons ATGCTTCCTTCGTGGTTAACCAAAATCAGAGACTTAGGGAGGTGGTGTCAGGCTGTGCCAGGAACCGGCGAGACGGTGTTGGCTAATGGCTGCGGTCACGGTTGGAGCTGCTGCAAAGGCACCGGGCCCTTGCTGCTGTTCCCAGCAGGGGACAGCAGGGCTGTGACGAGGGCCCCAAACTCAATCCCCTCCTGGGAGCTGCGTGTGTGCAGGATGGGGGCCTGGGAGTGGGGAAAAATATCTCTGAGTCCTGCCCGCACGGAGCCCTATAGGGAAAGGGATGCCCTGGAGTGCTCTCCCACCAGCAGTGCTGACACCGTACGTGTGCCAGAGCCCTGGGCAGGGCTGAGCCTCAATGTTTTTGGCAGCCCCTTCCACAGCACCAGACAGCTCAGGTTGTGGTGGGCTTTCACCAGGCTTTGTCTTCCTGCACAGAAcatcctggggctgcaggggatCCCTCGGCAGTTTTTCCTGCAGGTCTATGAGACGCTGCGGAGGATCGGGGAGACCAG ggctggggatgccATCCTGGGGCTGACCTGCCTGGCTGCGCTGGCGGGGCTCCGGGCGATGAAAAGCCACCTGCCCCGAGCTGCCAGTGCGGATCCGCTGGCTGCCAGGATCAGCTACCTGATCGTCTGGACCTCTGCCACGG CACGCAACGCCCTCGTAGTCCTGTTTGCTGGCCTGGTGGCTTACTCCTTCCAGGTGATGGGCTCCCAGCCACTCACGCTCACTGGCAGCATCCCCCAGGGCCTCCCTGCCTTCCAGCTGCCGCGCTTCTCCATGGATACACCCAATGGCACCATTCCCTTCAGGAGCATGGTGGAG GACATGGGGATCGGGCTGGCCGTGGTCCCACTTATGGGTCTGCTGGAGACTATTGCGATTGCCAAGGCTTTTG CCTCGCAGAATGATTACAGGATTGACCCcaaccaggagctgctggctaTGG GCTTCGCCAACATCCTGGGCTCCTTCGTCTCATCGTATCCCATCACAGGCAGCTTTGGCCG GACAGCGGTGAACGCGCAATCGGGTGTCTGCACGCCTGCTGGAGGGCTTGTCACAG GTGCCCTGGTCCTGCTCTCGCTGGCGTATCTCACCTCACTCTTTTACTACATCCCCAAAGCAGCGCTGGCTGCCGTCATCATCTCAGCTGTGGTCCCCATGTTTGATGCTGGGATCTTCAGGACGCTCTGGAGGGTTAAGA GGCTGGACCTTGTGCCCCTCTGTGTGACGTTCCTGGTCTGCTTCTGGGAGGTCCAGTATGGCATTGTGGCTGGGGTGCTGGTCTCAGGGATTCTCCTCCTTTATTCCATTGCCAGGCCCCCAATAAAG GTGTCGGAGGGGGCTGTGCTCCTTGTGCAGCCAGGGAGCAGCCTGCACTTCCCAGCCATCGAGTGGCTCCGAGACACTGTGTGCAGCCATGCCCTGGCAG GAGCATCTCCACCACGGTCCATCATTCTGGACTGTCGCCACATCAGCAGCATTGATTACACGGTGGTGGcggggctggcagagctgctgcaggagctgcgcAAGCACGGCCTCTCGCTGgccttctgctgcctgcag GATCCTGTTCTCCAAGTCCTGCTTTCTGCAGATCTAGAAGGATTCCAGCATTTTCCCAGCTGGGAGGAGACAG AGCGGTGTGGAGCAGTGGAGCCCAGGGGCTCTGAGGCAGATCCCTTTGCCAGCACCAGCGAGAGCTCACAGCTGCCTGCCAGGCTCATCCAGTGA